In Levilactobacillus brevis, a single genomic region encodes these proteins:
- a CDS encoding MFS transporter, producing MTKKFSPTFTLLALAVSAFAIGSTEFISVGLIPLLIQSFHVSLAQAGLTVSVYALGITLGAPIMTLLTGQINRHTLMVIIMLLFITGNLVAAFAPTFTVLLAGRVVAALAHGVFMTVGSVIAADVVSPSKRASAIAVMFTGLTVATVTGVPLGTMIGQLGGWRWSFIFISLIGLIGLVADYILVPRHLPLPSKATARGILRVLGNPQLGLALLVTALGYGGTFVAYTYLSPLLEQQMGWSSSAVVVILVIYGLMVAIGNTLGGRWANAKPLAALLKMFTGLFVTLLVLTVTTNSQWLGLLTVLAMGFFAFMNVPGLQLYIVQLAETYTPADITMASALNISAFNVGIALGSGIGGQVTRQLGLAWTPLFGAIMVAISIGLTWGLIRLARPSKRLVNKFNHN from the coding sequence ATGACAAAAAAATTCTCACCAACTTTTACCTTACTCGCGTTGGCCGTGAGCGCCTTCGCCATCGGATCTACCGAATTTATTAGCGTAGGGCTGATTCCCCTGTTGATTCAAAGCTTTCACGTGAGCCTGGCGCAGGCCGGCTTGACGGTCTCGGTCTACGCGTTGGGCATCACGCTGGGAGCCCCTATCATGACGTTGTTGACCGGTCAGATTAACCGGCATACGTTGATGGTTATTATCATGCTGCTCTTTATCACGGGGAATCTCGTTGCTGCCTTTGCCCCGACGTTTACGGTCCTACTGGCCGGTCGGGTCGTGGCCGCACTGGCCCACGGCGTCTTCATGACGGTGGGGTCCGTGATTGCGGCGGACGTTGTGTCCCCGTCCAAACGGGCGTCGGCGATTGCCGTGATGTTTACCGGCCTCACGGTGGCGACGGTGACCGGCGTACCATTGGGCACGATGATTGGCCAACTGGGTGGTTGGCGGTGGTCCTTTATCTTTATCAGTCTGATTGGACTGATCGGTCTGGTCGCCGACTATATTCTAGTTCCGCGGCACTTACCTCTGCCAAGTAAGGCCACCGCACGGGGAATTCTCCGTGTTCTGGGTAATCCACAATTAGGCTTGGCCCTACTGGTCACGGCGCTGGGTTACGGCGGCACCTTCGTCGCTTACACCTACCTCTCCCCATTATTAGAGCAGCAAATGGGCTGGTCCAGCAGCGCGGTCGTCGTCATTCTGGTAATTTACGGTTTGATGGTGGCGATCGGCAACACACTGGGCGGCCGGTGGGCCAATGCCAAGCCGTTAGCGGCGTTACTGAAGATGTTTACGGGGCTATTCGTGACCTTGCTGGTTCTAACGGTGACCACGAATAGTCAGTGGCTCGGCCTACTAACGGTGCTGGCCATGGGGTTCTTCGCGTTTATGAACGTTCCGGGGCTACAACTCTACATCGTCCAACTCGCCGAGACCTACACGCCGGCCGATATTACGATGGCTTCGGCGCTTAACATTTCGGCCTTCAACGTCGGGATTGCGTTGGGGTCTGGCATCGGTGGTCAGGTGACCCGGCAGTTGGGTCTGGCCTGGACGCCACTCTTTGGGGCCATCATGGTGGCCATCAGTATCGGGTTAACTTGGGGCCTCATTCGTTTGGCGCGGCCCTCGAAGCGGTTAGTTAATAAATTCAATCATAATTAG
- a CDS encoding MFS transporter, whose product MQKSTKIVTTMAMGTFLCMLDTTVMNIALPAIQTGLATNLAQLSWALNIYTILFASLTIPLGRLADIYGRARLYLIGLALFLGGSLFSGLAGHVSWLIVGRGVQSLGAAIVFPASMTIGIQSVPAAKRTGAIGILGTTQGLAAALGPTIGGAVTQFFGWRGIFLINVPLVLIMLGLCWWLLDRQTTETVTEKIDWVGSLCSMGTLFSLTLMLVKGSDWGWTSSVVIGLGVFSLVALVSFIVVEAHVEQPMMPLALFHNRQFTGAALITIISGVFMVALLVLLPNFFTKVQGKTELMAALMISPASMMIFLFSPISGFVLAKVGPRAVILSGILAIIAGYVGLSRLNPDHYWQLLIVLLLVGAGYGMIIGPITVLAAGDFTGKLLTASQSVIGVFRQIGTSLAVAIFVSALSTNLVTAKHQVWQTAQGAVANLTVSAKVKQDTLAAVRAQLATKKVASGTSKHFITPAKTRHLIRQNYAQVIKQQRLALAPVPVRRVVYRRVQRTVIATVVHDNQQIATVVTKVKATSKTALTGAFMRPYQVAMPVTFSMLPLLISFKRRRDARRIPHSYS is encoded by the coding sequence ATGCAAAAATCAACTAAGATTGTAACGACGATGGCGATGGGGACGTTTCTATGTATGTTGGATACGACGGTCATGAATATCGCACTACCCGCAATCCAAACGGGTTTGGCGACTAACTTAGCCCAATTATCCTGGGCGCTCAATATTTATACCATACTATTTGCTAGTTTGACCATTCCTTTGGGCCGGCTGGCGGATATTTATGGCCGGGCACGCCTGTATTTAATTGGTTTAGCCCTATTCTTAGGCGGTTCACTGTTTTCCGGCTTAGCTGGTCATGTCAGTTGGTTAATCGTTGGTCGTGGCGTCCAAAGTCTGGGAGCGGCGATCGTTTTCCCTGCCAGCATGACGATTGGGATTCAAAGTGTCCCGGCCGCTAAACGAACGGGTGCGATTGGGATTCTTGGGACCACTCAGGGATTAGCCGCAGCGTTAGGACCGACGATTGGGGGTGCGGTGACGCAATTTTTTGGTTGGCGCGGTATTTTTTTAATCAACGTGCCGTTAGTCTTAATCATGTTAGGGCTATGCTGGTGGTTACTGGATCGCCAAACTACTGAAACGGTGACTGAAAAGATCGATTGGGTAGGCAGTTTATGTTCGATGGGAACATTATTTAGCTTAACGCTGATGCTAGTCAAGGGGAGTGACTGGGGCTGGACGAGTTCAGTCGTCATTGGGCTCGGTGTCTTCAGTCTGGTCGCATTAGTCAGCTTTATTGTGGTGGAGGCCCACGTTGAACAGCCGATGATGCCGTTAGCGCTATTCCACAACCGTCAATTCACGGGCGCAGCGCTTATCACCATCATTTCCGGCGTATTCATGGTGGCGCTGTTAGTCCTGTTGCCGAATTTTTTCACCAAAGTCCAAGGTAAAACGGAACTTATGGCGGCGCTGATGATTTCACCGGCGTCAATGATGATTTTCCTATTTTCACCCATCAGTGGATTTGTGCTGGCCAAAGTTGGTCCCCGGGCGGTGATTCTCAGTGGCATCCTCGCAATTATTGCGGGTTACGTCGGTCTCAGTCGACTGAATCCGGATCATTATTGGCAACTCCTGATTGTCTTGCTGTTAGTCGGTGCGGGATACGGGATGATCATTGGGCCGATTACGGTCTTAGCCGCTGGTGACTTCACGGGGAAACTGCTGACGGCCTCGCAGAGCGTGATTGGGGTTTTTCGGCAAATCGGGACGTCGCTAGCGGTCGCGATTTTTGTGTCAGCGTTATCGACTAACCTGGTTACCGCTAAGCACCAGGTTTGGCAAACGGCGCAGGGCGCAGTGGCGAATTTGACGGTCTCAGCTAAGGTCAAGCAGGATACGTTAGCGGCGGTACGGGCGCAGCTAGCCACGAAAAAAGTCGCGTCCGGCACATCAAAGCACTTCATTACCCCGGCAAAGACCCGGCATCTGATTCGGCAAAACTATGCGCAAGTGATTAAGCAACAACGGCTTGCATTAGCGCCCGTCCCGGTTCGTAGGGTGGTTTATCGACGGGTTCAGCGGACCGTCATTGCAACGGTTGTACATGACAATCAACAGATTGCGACCGTGGTGACTAAGGTTAAGGCTACGAGCAAGACGGCGTTGACCGGAGCATTTATGCGGCCTTACCAGGTTGCGATGCCGGTTACATTCAGCATGTTGCCGTTGCTGATCAGTTTTAAACGGCGACGGGACGCCCGTCGTATCCCCCACAGTTACTCTTAA
- a CDS encoding TetR/AcrR family transcriptional regulator C-terminal domain-containing protein, with protein MSPQERKRQNLVAIYQALLQLMTQKPLATISITELCQQAGVSRTYFYRNYANFDQIIGAFQEQYMLHYLRRLPNQTQIGLAELMTRYFQVVQQAADTNRLLIKNDKYDIFVQTFQTVFQLLIKQNRISSASGLAIFNEPYYVEFFSGAVVNVAINWMRRGMVEPPAYLGQQIERLATLHPHKPQQ; from the coding sequence ATGAGTCCACAAGAACGCAAACGGCAAAACTTAGTCGCCATCTACCAAGCCTTACTGCAACTGATGACTCAAAAACCACTAGCCACCATTTCCATCACCGAACTCTGTCAACAAGCCGGTGTTTCCCGAACTTACTTTTATCGCAATTACGCGAACTTTGATCAGATTATTGGTGCCTTTCAAGAACAATACATGCTGCACTACTTGCGACGTCTGCCCAATCAGACACAAATTGGGCTTGCTGAACTCATGACCCGGTACTTCCAAGTCGTCCAACAAGCGGCTGACACCAACCGGCTATTAATCAAAAACGATAAGTACGATATTTTCGTGCAAACGTTTCAGACCGTCTTTCAATTACTCATTAAACAGAACCGAATTAGTAGCGCCAGTGGTTTAGCCATCTTTAACGAGCCGTACTACGTGGAATTCTTTTCCGGCGCGGTCGTCAACGTTGCCATTAACTGGATGCGGCGCGGGATGGTGGAACCGCCCGCATACCTCGGCCAACAAATTGAACGCCTAGCAACGCTGCATCCCCACAAGCCGCAGCAATGA